In Microcella indica, the genomic window CTGCTGCGTCTGACTCGATCACAGTGTAGGTGGTCGCGGTGCGCGACCACCCGGTGATCGGGTGGAGGGCTCTCACTCCTCGGCGATGGGAACGGCGAGCTCTGCGGAGCGCTCGGACTGCAGCGAGCCGCACTGCGCCACGTAGGTCACGCGCAACTGGCCGCTGTCGGCGAGGGTCACGACGAGACTCGTGGTGGAGGCGGGGAGCGGGTTGCCCTGCGCGGGGGTTCCGCCGACGATCGTGACGTTGTACGCCTCGAGGCTGTAGCCGGCGGGGCAGTCCGAGTACGCGGGCCAGCTGAGAGTGACGTCGCTCCCCGCGGGGTACGGCCCCTCGCCCGGTGCGATCGCGAGATTGCTCGGTGCGGGAGGGGTCGGGATGTCCGTGTAGAAGTACACGGTGAGGAGCGTGCCCGTCTGCACCTCGCCTCGGATCGGCGTCGTGCGGTAGGAGAGCCCCTGCTGCTCCCGGCTCGGGGCGATGTTGCCGTCGACCTCCTCGATGCGCAGGTCGAGGCGCGCCGCCTTCTCCTGCACCTGCGCGCGCGTGAGGTCCACCCACTCCTCCTCGACGATGAGCACGGTCTCGACCGTCGGGGTGGGAGACGGGGTCTCGACCTCGGTCGGCTCGACGCTCGTCGTCTCGGTCGGCACGGGAGCGGGCTCGTTCGGCTCGGCGAAGACAGCGATGAGCACGCCGACGAGGGCGAGCAGCAGCACGCTCGAGAGGGCGACGAGGGGCCACGTCCACGGGCTGCGCTGAGTGGGGGCCGGCTGAGTGTCGGTCGTGCTCGCCGCCGCGCCGCCCATGCTCGGCAGCACTCTCGTGGCGTCCTCCGACCCGACCGCCCCGAGAACCTGCGTCGCCTGGGTGGTCGCGCCGCCCGTGATGGCGGGTACGATCGCGGCCGCTGCGCCGACATCGCCACGGCGCAGGGCCTGCGCGGCGCGGGCGAAGGCCTGCGCCGATGCGGGGCGATCGGAGGGCTTCTTGGCGATGGACGCGAAGATCAGGTTGCGCACGGGCTCGGCGACCGTGACCGGCAGCTCGGGAGGGGCCTCGTTGATCTGGGCCATCGCGATCGCGACTTGCGACTCCCCGGTGAACGGCCGGCGACCGGCGAGGGCCTCGTAGGCCACGATGCCGAGAGAGTAGACGTCGGTGGAGGGGGAGGCGGAGTGCCCGCTCGCCTGCTCGGGCGACAGGTACTGCACGGTGCCCATGACCTGACCGGTGGCGGTGAGCGGAACCTGGTCGGCGATGCGGGCGATGCCGAAGTCGGTGATCTTGACCCGTCGGTCGGGGGTGATGAGCAGATTGCCGGGCTTGATGTCGCGGTGCACGAGCCCCGCCTGGTGCGCCGCATGCAGAGCCGACGCCGTCTGGGCGATGATGTCGAGCACCTGGTCGGCGGGCAGCACCCGCTCGCGCTCCAGGATCGTCGACAGGGCCTCGCCGGGCACGAGCTCCATGACGAGGAAGGCGCTGCCCTCCTCCTCGCCGTAGTCGTAGACATTAGCGATGCCCTCGTGGTTGACGAGCGCGGCGTGGCGGGCCTCGGCGCGGAAGCGCTCGAGGAACCCTGGGTCGCCCATGTACTCGTCCTTGAGGATCTTGAGCGCGACGGTGCGGCCGATCACGAGGTCGGTCGCCTGCCACACCTCGCCCATGCCGCCGATCGCGATGCGGGAGAGCAACTGGTAGCGCCCACCGAAGGTGAGCCCGCTCGTAGGCCTCATCTGCTCAGCACCGCCTCAAGAACTCTCTTCGCGATCGGAGCCGCGATCTGGTTGCCGAACGCGGACTGCCCCTGCCCGCCGCCGTCCTCGATCACGACAGCGATCGCGACCTGCGGGTTGTCGGCGGGGGCGAAACCGGTGAACCACAGGGTGTAGGGCTCGGTCGCGCCGTTCTCGGCCGTGCCGGTCTTACCCGCCACGTCGACGCCTTCTATTCTGGCATTAGACGCAGCCCCGTTGGCGACCCCCTCGACCATGAGCGCCGTGAGCTCCGTGGCGGTGGATCGTGCGATCGGCTGGCTCAGCAGCACGGGCTCGGGGTCCTCGATCGTCGCGAGGTCGGGAGCGACGATGCGCTCCAGCAGCGTCGGCTGCATGAGGTTGCCGCCGTTCGCGATCGCGGCACTCACCATGGCCACCTGCAGGGGAGTCACGCGCACGTCGTACTGCCCGAACGACGAGAGCATGAGCTGCGCCTCATCCATTCCCGTGGGGAAGGTGCTCGGGGTCGCCGTGAGCGGAATCTCGTGCGCGGTGCCGAACCCGAACGCGGTCGTGTAGTCGGCGAGCGTCTGCTCGCCCAACTCGCGGCCGAGCTCCGCGAACGGGATGTTGCAGCTGAGCCGCAGCGCCGTCTCGAGTGTCGCGGTGTCGCCGGAGCCGCACGTGCTGTTGTTCGAGTTCGTCACGATCGACGAACTCAGGGGCAGCGTGAGACTGGCAGGGTTCGGGAACTCGTCGTCGGCGTCGAAGGCGCCGCTGTCGAGGGCCGCTGCTGTGACGACGAGCTTGAAGACCGAGCCTGGCGCGTAGAGGTCGCCGCTGATCGCGCGATTGATGAGCGGGTCACCATCGGCCGCGAGAAGCTCGTCGTAGACCTCGAGCACCTCGGAGGTGCTGTGCGAGGAGAGCCGGTTCGGGTCGTAGCTCGGCGTCGACACGAGCGCGAGGATGCGCCCGGTCGCCGGCTCGATCGCGACGATCGAACCGGTCAGATCGCCCATCGCCTCGTACGCGGCCTGCTGCACGACCGGGTCGACGGTGAGCTCGACCGCGGCCCCTCGGGGGCTCTGGCCGGTGACGATCGCGCTGAGCTGGTCGAGGAACTGCTCGTTGGCCGTGCCGGTGAGGAAGTCGTTGAAGGCGGACTCGACGCCCGTGACGCCCTGGTTGAGCGTGAAGTAGCCCGTCACGTGGGCGTAGGGGAAAGGCTCGGGGTAGGTGCGCAGGAACTCGTACTCGTCGTCCACCCGCACCGACTCGGCGATCGGCGAGTTGCCGACGAGGATGGGCCCGCGCTCGGCCGAGTAGCTCGCGTACAGGGTGCGCACGTTGCGGTCATCCGCCTGCAGGTCGTCGACGGCGAACACCTGGATGACGCTCG contains:
- a CDS encoding serine/threonine-protein kinase; this encodes MRPTSGLTFGGRYQLLSRIAIGGMGEVWQATDLVIGRTVALKILKDEYMGDPGFLERFRAEARHAALVNHEGIANVYDYGEEEGSAFLVMELVPGEALSTILERERVLPADQVLDIIAQTASALHAAHQAGLVHRDIKPGNLLITPDRRVKITDFGIARIADQVPLTATGQVMGTVQYLSPEQASGHSASPSTDVYSLGIVAYEALAGRRPFTGESQVAIAMAQINEAPPELPVTVAEPVRNLIFASIAKKPSDRPASAQAFARAAQALRRGDVGAAAAIVPAITGGATTQATQVLGAVGSEDATRVLPSMGGAAASTTDTQPAPTQRSPWTWPLVALSSVLLLALVGVLIAVFAEPNEPAPVPTETTSVEPTEVETPSPTPTVETVLIVEEEWVDLTRAQVQEKAARLDLRIEEVDGNIAPSREQQGLSYRTTPIRGEVQTGTLLTVYFYTDIPTPPAPSNLAIAPGEGPYPAGSDVTLSWPAYSDCPAGYSLEAYNVTIVGGTPAQGNPLPASTTSLVVTLADSGQLRVTYVAQCGSLQSERSAELAVPIAEE
- a CDS encoding peptidoglycan D,D-transpeptidase FtsI family protein; this translates as MNKELRRVSVATLAMFLALFVSTSVIQVFAVDDLQADDRNVRTLYASYSAERGPILVGNSPIAESVRVDDEYEFLRTYPEPFPYAHVTGYFTLNQGVTGVESAFNDFLTGTANEQFLDQLSAIVTGQSPRGAAVELTVDPVVQQAAYEAMGDLTGSIVAIEPATGRILALVSTPSYDPNRLSSHSTSEVLEVYDELLAADGDPLINRAISGDLYAPGSVFKLVVTAAALDSGAFDADDEFPNPASLTLPLSSSIVTNSNNSTCGSGDTATLETALRLSCNIPFAELGRELGEQTLADYTTAFGFGTAHEIPLTATPSTFPTGMDEAQLMLSSFGQYDVRVTPLQVAMVSAAIANGGNLMQPTLLERIVAPDLATIEDPEPVLLSQPIARSTATELTALMVEGVANGAASNARIEGVDVAGKTGTAENGATEPYTLWFTGFAPADNPQVAIAVVIEDGGGQGQSAFGNQIAAPIAKRVLEAVLSR